The sequence CGCAGGCCGAGGGCGGGACTGAAGAAGCTGGCCACGTCGCCGGCGGCGAAGATCTCCGGCCGCTCGGTGCGGAGGAGCTCGTCCACGACGATCCCGTTCTCCACGCGCAGTCCGGCGGCCCTGGCCAGGCCCGTCTCGGGCTCGATCCCGATGCCGGCGATGACCCCCTCCACCTCGAGCGCCGCCCCGTTCTTCGTCCGCAGGAGGTAGCCGCCGCCCCCGGGCTCCAGGCCCACGATCTGCTCACCGGGGCGGACGTCGACCCCCCTATCCCGATAGTAGTCGTTGAGGAACCGGCTCAGGCCCGGCGGAAAGATCAGGGCCCCGATGCCTTCTTCGGGAAAGACCATCGTCACCGACTTTCCGTGCATGGCCAGGGCGGCGGCGATCTCCGAACCGATGAAGCCCCCGCCGATCACCGCAAAGCGCTGTCCGCGCGCGCTCAGCGCGCGCAGACGCTGATAGTCGTCGTAGGTCCGGAAGTAGATGATGTGGTCGCCTCCGAGGGGGAGGCGCCGCGGCGTCCCGCCGGTGGCCAGGAGCAGTTTCTCGTAGGTGTAGGTCTCGCCCCGATCATCGACCACGGTGCGTTCCCGGGGATGCAGGCGCACCGCTGCGCGGCCCAGGTGGAGCGTGCTGCGCAGCGCCTCCGTGTCCCGCCAGATCTGGTCTTCGGGCTGTCCCTTCCACAGGCCCTTGGACAGCGGGGGGCGATTGTAGGGACGGTGGGATTCGGCGCCGAGCATGCCGACCGTTCCGGAGGCATCCACTTCCCGGATGCCCCGCACCGCGGCGTCCCCGGCCATCCCTCCGCCGATGATGAGATAGGTGTAGTGCGGCATATCCGTCGCCTCCCCCAAGCGGTGCCTCCCGACCACTTCTGGCTAAACGCGCGGTCGCCATGCCGGATTCCACCGCTACGAACCGGACGCCGATCACTGTGGCCAGCCAAAGTTCGGTACAATCCGGTTGATGATACCCATTCCTCGCATCACGATCAAGCGCGTGTACGAGCCCCCGTCGCCCGACGACGGATCCCGGATCCTCGTGGAGCGCCTCTGGCCGAGGGGGATGCGGAAGACGGACCTGGCGCTGGACCGGTGGCTGAAGGCGGTCGCCCCGAGCCCGGCCCTGCGAGCCTGGTACGGCCACGAGCCGGCGAAATGGCCCGAGTTCCGCCGCCGCTACCTGGCGGAGCTGAGGCGCACCGAGGCCTGGCGGCCGCTGCTGGACCTCGCCCGACAGGGACCCCTCACCCTGCTCTACAGCGCCCGCGACCCCGAGCGGAACAGTGCCCTGGTGCTCCGAGACTTCCTGGCGGACCGATTGCGTCCGGCGGGCTCCGCCGGCCGCGGGCGGGCGGGCGACTCCCCGGGGAGAGCCAGCCGCCGGGCGGGGAG is a genomic window of Armatimonadota bacterium containing:
- a CDS encoding FAD-dependent oxidoreductase; this translates as MPHYTYLIIGGGMAGDAAVRGIREVDASGTVGMLGAESHRPYNRPPLSKGLWKGQPEDQIWRDTEALRSTLHLGRAAVRLHPRERTVVDDRGETYTYEKLLLATGGTPRRLPLGGDHIIYFRTYDDYQRLRALSARGQRFAVIGGGFIGSEIAAALAMHGKSVTMVFPEEGIGALIFPPGLSRFLNDYYRDRGVDVRPGEQIVGLEPGGGGYLLRTKNGAALEVEGVIAGIGIEPETGLARAAGLRVENGIVVDELLRTERPEIFAAGDVASFFSPALGLRLRVEHEDNANVMGMTAGRNMAGAAEPYHHLPFFYSDLFDLGYEAVGQLSSRLQTVEDWKEPFREGVVYYLQEGRVRAVLLWNVWEQVTHARALIAAPGPFTARDLKGRLPA